One genomic window of Gracilinema caldarium DSM 7334 includes the following:
- a CDS encoding proline--tRNA ligase yields the protein MKISETFIPTLREVPADAVIVSHQLMMRAAMIRKLANGLFAYLPLGLRSFRKVENIIREEMDAIGALEIKPPVVVPGEIWKESGRWETMGEGMLRVKNRLGNDFVVSPTAEEAFTALVRDELNSYRQLPLTLYQINTKYRDEIRPRYGVMRGREFTMKDAYSYHTDDESLDRTYQAMGRAYRRIFKRCGLTVIPVRADTGAMGGTGSEEFMVESEIGDNTLILCKDCDYAANVEKAACKADFVAPASLEAARTAAAATPPIEKIETPSVRTIEELCAFLKTDAKSFIKTLIYKALNVELDLSGAPGCSKLEKHAPAPDAPKTYPEAFFAVAIRGDLDVNETKLAATLKASEVMLASDVDVERLTGAPVGFAGPVGLTGLPVVADESVTAMTDGVTGALAKDLHYAHVAYGRDFTPWMVADVRTVKAGDRCVLCGGELYEKKGNELGHIFKLGYKYTKSMNVTYLDVDGKTQIPTMGCYGIGVDRTLASIIEEHHDQDGIVWPMSVAPYHVILVPIKYDGAVKETTDRIEAELARQGIEVLVDDRDERPGVKFKDADLIGIPLRVVIGEKNLPKVEVKRRKDKDNRLLEISEAITELVGMVKSELAELNS from the coding sequence ATGAAAATATCTGAAACCTTCATACCTACCCTGCGGGAAGTGCCCGCCGATGCAGTTATTGTAAGTCACCAGCTCATGATGCGGGCCGCCATGATTCGGAAACTGGCAAACGGTCTTTTTGCCTATCTGCCCCTCGGACTTCGTTCATTCCGGAAAGTGGAAAATATTATTCGTGAAGAGATGGATGCCATCGGTGCCTTGGAAATAAAACCGCCGGTAGTCGTTCCCGGTGAAATCTGGAAAGAATCGGGCCGCTGGGAGACCATGGGAGAGGGTATGCTCCGGGTAAAGAACCGGCTCGGCAATGATTTTGTTGTGTCTCCTACGGCGGAGGAAGCGTTTACTGCTCTCGTGCGGGACGAACTTAATAGTTATCGCCAGCTTCCCCTGACACTGTACCAGATTAACACTAAATACCGGGATGAAATCCGTCCCCGGTACGGAGTTATGCGGGGCCGGGAATTTACCATGAAGGATGCCTATTCCTATCACACCGATGATGAAAGCCTCGATAGAACCTATCAGGCTATGGGGCGGGCTTACCGGCGGATTTTTAAGCGCTGTGGGCTTACGGTTATCCCGGTCCGGGCGGATACGGGGGCGATGGGCGGTACGGGCTCAGAAGAATTCATGGTAGAAAGTGAGATTGGCGACAATACCCTTATTCTCTGCAAGGACTGCGACTATGCGGCCAACGTAGAAAAGGCTGCCTGCAAAGCCGACTTTGTTGCCCCTGCTTCTCTCGAGGCCGCCCGGACCGCGGCGGCTGCAACGCCTCCCATCGAAAAAATTGAGACCCCTTCGGTGCGGACCATCGAGGAACTCTGTGCCTTCCTCAAAACCGATGCCAAGTCCTTTATAAAAACCCTCATTTATAAAGCCCTCAATGTGGAATTGGATTTGTCCGGGGCGCCGGGCTGTTCAAAACTGGAAAAACATGCTCCGGCACCGGATGCCCCCAAAACCTATCCTGAAGCTTTCTTCGCGGTAGCCATCCGGGGCGATTTGGATGTGAATGAAACCAAACTGGCAGCAACCCTCAAGGCGAGCGAAGTCATGCTTGCATCCGATGTGGATGTGGAACGTCTCACCGGCGCACCGGTTGGGTTTGCAGGCCCTGTGGGTCTCACAGGACTTCCCGTAGTGGCCGATGAGTCGGTAACCGCTATGACCGATGGGGTTACCGGAGCCCTGGCAAAGGACCTCCACTATGCCCATGTGGCCTATGGCCGGGACTTTACCCCCTGGATGGTGGCTGATGTACGGACCGTGAAGGCAGGAGATCGCTGTGTGCTCTGCGGTGGCGAACTCTATGAAAAGAAAGGGAACGAGCTGGGCCACATCTTTAAGCTTGGTTACAAATATACCAAGTCTATGAACGTAACCTACCTCGATGTGGATGGTAAAACCCAGATCCCCACCATGGGGTGCTATGGCATCGGTGTAGACCGGACGTTGGCTTCTATTATAGAAGAACATCATGATCAGGACGGTATTGTGTGGCCTATGTCGGTGGCCCCTTACCATGTCATCCTCGTACCGATTAAATATGATGGTGCTGTGAAAGAGACTACAGACCGGATCGAGGCTGAACTGGCCCGGCAGGGCATCGAGGTGCTGGTGGATGACCGGGATGAGCGGCCCGGCGTGAAGTTTAAGGATGCGGACCTGATCGGTATCCCCCTCAGGGTGGTGATTGGCGAAAAGAACCTTCCCAAGGTAGAAGTAAAGCGCCGTAAAGATAAGGATAACCGGCTTCTGGAAATATCCGAAGCCATTACAGAACTGGTAGGCATGGTAAAGAGCGAGCTTGCTGAGCTCAATAGCTAG
- a CDS encoding alpha-hydroxy-acid oxidizing protein, whose translation MNPLSTHPKCYFCSRCDGYACMNELPGLGGVFDNINFIANVRDWDVIADELGLNGNDVPQVRLAPMTGATQNMGYDEEKPYYFEVVQGCLAANIALSIGDGYPDEKLQQGIAALEQYGTTGAVFIKPYPNEKILERMGWAGKVAELFGVDTDSYNIVTMRNLVSLEKKGFRELQELKDTANKKYGVPFAIKGVFTRQDLELVAELRPDVVVVSNHGGRIETKRGSTARFLREQGPVLKKYTGAIWVDGGLRTIRHLRLARALGAQEVLIGRPLVIALLQHGPEGIAKWYRTLLA comes from the coding sequence ATGAATCCTCTGAGTACACATCCGAAATGCTATTTTTGTTCCCGCTGTGATGGGTATGCCTGTATGAATGAACTCCCTGGTCTTGGCGGGGTTTTCGATAATATAAATTTCATTGCCAATGTCCGTGATTGGGATGTGATTGCCGATGAACTTGGTTTGAATGGGAATGATGTACCACAGGTTCGGCTTGCTCCTATGACGGGAGCTACGCAAAATATGGGGTATGATGAAGAAAAACCATACTATTTTGAAGTCGTGCAGGGCTGTCTTGCCGCAAATATTGCCCTTTCAATAGGAGACGGCTATCCCGACGAAAAATTACAGCAGGGTATCGCTGCTCTGGAACAGTATGGGACGACGGGGGCGGTGTTCATCAAACCCTATCCGAATGAAAAAATCCTGGAACGGATGGGGTGGGCTGGAAAGGTGGCCGAGCTTTTTGGTGTCGATACAGATTCTTATAATATTGTAACGATGCGGAACCTGGTGAGTCTTGAAAAGAAGGGGTTCCGGGAACTGCAGGAGCTTAAGGATACAGCCAATAAAAAGTATGGCGTGCCTTTTGCCATAAAGGGGGTCTTTACCCGTCAGGATTTGGAACTCGTTGCCGAACTTCGCCCCGATGTGGTAGTGGTTTCAAACCATGGAGGCCGGATCGAAACAAAACGGGGAAGTACCGCCCGATTTCTTCGGGAACAGGGTCCAGTACTTAAAAAATATACCGGTGCTATCTGGGTTGATGGAGGGCTCAGAACAATTCGGCACCTCCGTCTTGCCCGGGCTCTTGGCGCTCAGGAGGTACTCATAGGCCGACCACTGGTTATCGCTCTGCTTCAGCATGGTCCCGAGGGTATCGCGAAATGGTACAGAACTTTGCTGGCGTAG
- a CDS encoding PTS transporter subunit IIC, producing the protein MQVLSDVISWIFSFKVYLLLPILFFIIALFSKMPLGKALLQSLKVGIGFAGVFLIFDAFLGMMHPAVQAMVEARNLQFPIIDAGWPPLAAITWSSWIAPLIILLVLFLNVLMLLLRWTTVFYIDIWNYWHFALIGSMLMAVGIPLPLALAGSLFAALLVFKMSEMTTPYVQNVAGITGVSISPLTVAGFAPWAIAMDAVIEKIPGLRWLHWNPSRSEGPWAVLGEPMIVGLFMGLLFGYLAAYDVKQILETAVKIAAIMFLLPHCGSLIGDATGSISRAASERMAPLFGRRTIAIAMDTGFLMKIPSVIVTGMLLMPISLALAFVLPGNKVLPAGDLPNLMSIFSVVVLISGGNVIRAILIALPVIIAFLYSATALGPLITELAQKAGTIPGVSEGSSLVVSSFTDGGNPLRFWIFELFRGNLIALVLIVPVAVLLWYASKKASRAQL; encoded by the coding sequence ATGCAGGTTTTAAGCGATGTGATTAGTTGGATTTTTTCATTTAAGGTATATCTCTTACTTCCAATTCTATTCTTTATCATCGCCCTGTTTTCCAAAATGCCTCTCGGAAAGGCTCTTCTCCAATCTCTTAAAGTAGGCATCGGTTTTGCAGGGGTTTTTCTTATTTTTGATGCCTTTCTTGGCATGATGCACCCTGCGGTTCAAGCCATGGTCGAAGCTCGGAACCTTCAGTTTCCTATTATCGATGCCGGATGGCCGCCCCTTGCCGCCATAACCTGGTCTTCATGGATTGCGCCCCTCATCATTCTCCTCGTGCTGTTCCTCAATGTGTTAATGCTCCTCCTCCGGTGGACCACGGTTTTTTATATTGATATCTGGAACTACTGGCATTTTGCCCTGATTGGCTCTATGCTCATGGCGGTTGGTATTCCGCTGCCGCTTGCTCTTGCTGGCAGTTTATTTGCGGCCCTGCTGGTTTTTAAAATGTCCGAAATGACCACACCCTATGTCCAGAATGTGGCGGGAATTACCGGAGTGAGCATTAGTCCTCTTACGGTTGCCGGTTTTGCACCCTGGGCTATTGCTATGGATGCGGTCATCGAAAAAATCCCTGGCTTGCGCTGGCTCCATTGGAATCCTTCCCGGTCGGAAGGCCCCTGGGCAGTCCTCGGGGAACCCATGATTGTTGGTTTATTTATGGGCCTCCTTTTCGGGTATTTGGCAGCCTATGATGTGAAGCAGATCCTCGAGACGGCGGTTAAAATTGCGGCGATTATGTTTCTTCTGCCCCATTGCGGATCCCTGATTGGTGATGCGACAGGTTCTATTTCCCGGGCTGCGTCTGAACGGATGGCACCCCTTTTTGGAAGACGAACCATAGCCATTGCTATGGATACGGGCTTTTTAATGAAGATTCCCTCGGTGATTGTAACCGGAATGCTTTTAATGCCCATCAGTCTTGCCCTGGCCTTTGTACTGCCTGGAAACAAAGTGCTTCCTGCTGGGGATTTGCCAAATCTCATGTCCATCTTTTCTGTAGTAGTGCTTATAAGCGGGGGCAATGTGATCCGAGCCATTCTTATTGCCTTGCCGGTTATTATTGCTTTTCTCTATAGTGCTACAGCTCTGGGGCCGCTTATTACCGAACTTGCCCAGAAGGCTGGGACAATTCCCGGTGTATCGGAAGGCTCAAGCCTCGTGGTGAGCTCCTTCACCGATGGTGGAAATCCCCTCCGGTTCTGGATATTTGAATTGTTCCGTGGTAATCTGATTGCTCTCGTGCTGATTGTTCCTGTAGCAGTACTGCTTTGGTATGCTTCTAAAAAAGCTTCCCGGGCCCAATTATAA